In Actinomycetota bacterium, a single window of DNA contains:
- a CDS encoding 1-phosphofructokinase family hexose kinase: MTSIATLTLNPALDSATQVDRVVPDEKLRCTRPEVEPGGGGINVARVVARLGGSAVAVYPAGGPPGRHLHELLEDEGVDSRPVTVREPTRTNLHVSESDTESQYRFVMPGGSLAEDEWRRCLAAATSLGAGYLVASGSLPPDVPDDLYARMVREAPDDCRVVVDTSGPALRAVANAGAYLLKPNASELRDLCGDLREEADLENAAEDLVDSGAADAVLLSLGAGGAYLAVRGGKGHALRAPTVPIRSRVGAGDSMVGGIVTALARGCDLIEAARFGLAAGAAAVMTPGTQLCRREDTERLYEREQPQ, translated from the coding sequence ATGACGAGCATCGCCACGCTCACGCTGAACCCGGCGTTGGACAGCGCCACGCAGGTCGACCGGGTCGTCCCCGACGAGAAGCTGCGCTGCACGCGGCCCGAGGTCGAACCGGGCGGCGGCGGGATCAACGTCGCCCGGGTGGTGGCGCGGCTCGGCGGGAGCGCCGTCGCGGTCTACCCGGCTGGCGGCCCTCCGGGCCGCCACTTGCACGAACTCCTCGAGGACGAGGGCGTCGACAGCCGCCCGGTCACCGTCCGCGAACCCACCCGGACCAACCTGCACGTGTCCGAGTCGGACACCGAGTCCCAGTACCGCTTCGTGATGCCCGGCGGCAGCCTCGCCGAAGACGAATGGCGCCGCTGCCTCGCCGCGGCCACCTCGCTCGGGGCCGGCTACCTCGTCGCCAGCGGCAGCCTCCCGCCCGATGTCCCCGATGACCTGTACGCCCGCATGGTTCGCGAGGCGCCCGATGACTGCCGGGTCGTGGTCGACACGTCGGGGCCGGCCCTGCGTGCGGTCGCCAACGCCGGGGCGTACCTGCTCAAACCCAACGCCAGCGAGCTCCGCGACCTGTGTGGCGACCTGCGGGAGGAAGCCGACCTGGAGAACGCCGCCGAGGACCTCGTCGACTCCGGAGCCGCGGACGCGGTGCTGCTGTCGCTCGGTGCCGGCGGGGCGTACCTGGCCGTGCGGGGAGGCAAGGGCCATGCCCTGCGGGCCCCGACCGTGCCGATCCGCAGCCGGGTCGGTGCCGGCGACAGCATGGTCGGCGGGATCGTGACCGCCCTGGCACGCGGCTGCGATCTGATCGAGGCGGCGCGATTCGGGTTGGCGGCGGGCGCGGCGGCGGTGATGACCCCCGGCACCCAGCTCTGCCGCCGCGAGGACACCGAGCGGCTGTACGAACGCGAACAGCCCCAGTAG
- a CDS encoding site-2 protease family protein, with protein sequence MFPRAFTIGSVGGVDVRVDPSWVIIALLVAFNFWFLFGSRYGHPLPVAIGLAVVATLIFFGSVLAHELGHALEAGHRGVQVDSITLFLFGGVTQTSFDVRRPRDEFALSAIGPYVSLVIAAMLGVISAAAGGGVVAGIGWLVVVSDVAGVLAWINLGLAVFNLLPGAPLDGGRILRSAVWAVTGDRGRAVRFAARSGQFLGGMFVVIGLWGLASAGNLGMLWWALIGWFLFQAASSEVRYADARSRLSGRPAGDVAGALPQPVASTQTVAEAMQRVDDPGVRVLPVSARGETIGVVVRRDLEAIPPRRRDRTSVMEVMRPRDAVAAARPGTPLRELRDELAEEGVLALVDEEGRLVGLLTPARVEAAASREASGGRRGQRRGTGRGGHLPDDTPAPSRATTDGWGS encoded by the coding sequence GTGTTCCCCCGCGCCTTCACGATCGGGTCCGTCGGCGGGGTCGACGTCCGCGTGGACCCGTCGTGGGTCATCATCGCACTACTCGTCGCGTTCAACTTCTGGTTCCTCTTCGGCTCACGCTACGGACATCCGCTCCCCGTCGCGATCGGGCTGGCGGTCGTCGCCACACTGATCTTCTTCGGGTCCGTCCTCGCCCACGAGCTCGGCCACGCGCTGGAAGCCGGACACCGCGGGGTGCAGGTCGACAGCATCACGCTGTTCCTGTTCGGCGGCGTGACCCAGACGAGCTTCGACGTGCGTCGCCCGCGCGACGAGTTCGCGCTGTCAGCCATCGGCCCGTACGTCAGCCTGGTGATCGCCGCGATGCTGGGGGTCATCTCGGCGGCAGCAGGCGGCGGCGTCGTCGCCGGGATCGGGTGGCTGGTCGTGGTCTCCGACGTGGCGGGCGTCCTGGCTTGGATCAACCTGGGGCTGGCCGTGTTCAACCTGCTGCCGGGCGCCCCGTTGGACGGCGGGCGTATCCTGCGGTCGGCGGTGTGGGCGGTGACCGGCGACCGCGGCCGCGCCGTCCGTTTCGCCGCACGGAGCGGCCAGTTCCTCGGCGGTATGTTCGTCGTGATCGGGCTGTGGGGGCTGGCAAGTGCCGGCAACCTCGGGATGCTGTGGTGGGCGCTGATCGGCTGGTTCCTGTTCCAGGCGGCGAGCAGCGAAGTGCGCTACGCGGACGCGCGCTCGCGGCTCTCCGGCCGGCCGGCCGGTGACGTCGCAGGGGCCCTCCCCCAGCCGGTTGCCAGCACGCAGACCGTCGCCGAGGCGATGCAACGCGTCGACGACCCCGGGGTCCGTGTCCTGCCCGTCAGCGCGCGGGGCGAGACGATCGGGGTGGTGGTCCGGCGTGACCTCGAAGCCATCCCACCCCGTCGACGTGACCGCACCAGCGTGATGGAGGTGATGCGGCCGCGGGACGCGGTCGCCGCCGCACGTCCGGGGACACCGCTGCGGGAACTGCGCGACGAGCTGGCCGAGGAAGGGGTACTCGCCCTGGTCGACGAGGAAGGACGGCTGGTCGGCCTTCTCACGCCCGCCCGGGTCGAGGCCGCCGCGTCCCGTGAAGCGAGCGGCGGCCGGCGGGGTCAGCGGCGCGGCACCGGCCGTGGTGGTCACCTTCCCGATGACACCCCGGCACCCTCACGGGCAACGACCGACGGCTGGGGCAGCTGA
- a CDS encoding alkaline phosphatase family protein: MTAEPNVIGLPSATRVCLLVVDALGWEALAAHADLAPFLHRAARPDALDAAFPTTTAASLGAIGTGRPAGVHGLTGATVALPDRTRPMNVLAWKLHGVGPRVHLDATVVPEVFQPIPTVFERAAAAGLRPVAVGPSKHAGSGLSRAIIRGAMQIEADTPADLVTLTLGALAAAERRLVYAYHGGLDRVGHIHGVNSPHWRRELARIDALVARLAHELPDATLLVVTGDHGMVDVPRARQVEVSDHPELMEGVRVLAGEPRCRHVHAEPGAASSVLAAWGSQLGAVAAVVSREEAMEADWYGPHVPDRVRGRIGDVLAVATDAIAIVQKHVDPQQRELVGHHGALTDTERLVPLAVVA; the protein is encoded by the coding sequence ATGACCGCCGAGCCCAACGTGATCGGCTTGCCGTCGGCGACGCGGGTGTGCCTGCTGGTGGTGGATGCGCTCGGCTGGGAAGCCCTGGCCGCCCACGCTGACCTGGCCCCGTTCCTCCACCGCGCCGCCCGCCCCGACGCCCTCGACGCGGCTTTCCCCACCACCACCGCCGCCAGCCTGGGAGCGATCGGCACCGGCCGTCCTGCCGGCGTGCACGGCCTGACCGGGGCGACCGTGGCACTGCCGGACCGCACCCGTCCCATGAACGTCCTGGCGTGGAAGCTGCACGGCGTGGGACCACGGGTGCACTTGGACGCGACCGTCGTCCCCGAGGTGTTCCAGCCGATACCGACCGTGTTCGAGCGGGCCGCCGCCGCTGGGTTACGTCCCGTGGCGGTCGGACCGTCCAAGCACGCCGGATCGGGATTGTCGCGGGCGATCATACGCGGCGCCATGCAGATCGAGGCCGACACGCCCGCCGACCTGGTGACGCTGACGCTCGGGGCGCTGGCGGCCGCCGAACGTCGGCTGGTGTACGCCTACCACGGTGGCCTCGACCGCGTCGGGCACATCCACGGCGTGAACAGCCCACATTGGCGCCGCGAGCTGGCGCGGATCGACGCCCTCGTCGCACGGCTCGCGCACGAGCTGCCCGACGCCACGCTCCTGGTGGTCACCGGCGACCACGGGATGGTCGATGTCCCCCGGGCCCGGCAGGTCGAGGTGAGCGACCACCCGGAGTTGATGGAGGGCGTGCGGGTGCTGGCTGGGGAGCCGCGATGCCGGCACGTCCACGCGGAGCCCGGCGCGGCCAGCAGCGTCCTGGCCGCGTGGGGATCCCAGCTTGGGGCCGTCGCCGCGGTGGTGTCGCGGGAGGAGGCCATGGAGGCTGACTGGTACGGCCCGCACGTCCCCGATCGGGTCCGGGGGCGGATCGGGGATGTGCTGGCGGTCGCCACCGACGCGATCGCGATCGTGCAGAAGCACGTCGATCCCCAGCAGCGTGAGCTGGTCGGCCACCACGGGGCGCTCACTGACACCGAGCGGCTCGTCCCGCTGGCCGTGGTGGCCTGA
- a CDS encoding DUF11 domain-containing protein, with translation MGSRFRIRLTAVAGVVALLALGAPGASAQVPLEQAAFSAYSNGAVIHADALRAADTRAVDAEVAFSGATVDSQGLATQRTNEYGALVQPAQTGKDSYGRGYGLDAALGEPAGTDDPQVRLAGLSEAAAPPRTGPVVNEIGPVDADPLAYASTLRGEAFAAPATGPDACRNLGADISYGLGYAENAQLLDQEQAGQEQEGLEQPVLATQADQPERNVSWSLSRNYLAPQINADGEPAGNALALVAENRQTIAPVSINLGGEEVLTLEFLGEWVLRAHAGGTEGSSFVHYGPGDVSPETPVLRLLRQSGGGAIEEVLTVTTQQLLGDEGLVINQIPGVEIAIGEDPRAIGGGADTQPQVTATSVSAAVDVVRVSLAELGDIRVGHMEVAATVPAGGLLCPLPVNKTVTPDQVQPGDTFVYTITVLNHFACELRNVRVEDTITGDAGVAWDVRGTDPQASEVSNNRVVWNDIGPIPPGETRSATITVQVSQNSGSGVFHDDVAATAQCFDRPVAGQDDAFGGVGAPLDGRFRLDAPQVIGPAPTPSARELPRTGGPAAATVAGLALAGLALALRRRVR, from the coding sequence ATGGGCTCACGTTTCCGTATACGTCTCACGGCGGTCGCCGGGGTGGTCGCCTTGCTGGCGCTGGGGGCACCGGGCGCCTCTGCGCAGGTGCCGCTTGAACAGGCGGCCTTCTCCGCCTACTCCAACGGGGCGGTGATCCACGCCGATGCCCTGCGCGCAGCGGACACGCGCGCCGTGGACGCCGAGGTCGCCTTCTCCGGGGCGACGGTCGACAGCCAGGGACTCGCCACCCAGAGGACCAACGAGTACGGGGCGCTGGTCCAGCCCGCGCAGACGGGCAAGGACAGCTACGGGCGCGGGTACGGCCTCGACGCGGCCTTGGGTGAGCCTGCAGGGACCGACGACCCGCAGGTCCGCCTGGCGGGCCTGTCCGAGGCGGCCGCACCGCCGCGGACCGGACCGGTGGTGAACGAGATCGGGCCGGTCGACGCCGACCCGCTCGCCTACGCCTCGACGCTCCGCGGGGAGGCTTTCGCCGCGCCCGCGACCGGCCCCGACGCATGTCGGAACCTGGGGGCCGACATCTCCTACGGGCTGGGGTACGCCGAGAACGCCCAGCTCCTCGACCAGGAGCAGGCCGGACAGGAGCAGGAGGGCCTCGAGCAGCCGGTCCTGGCCACCCAGGCCGACCAGCCCGAGCGCAACGTCTCGTGGTCGCTGTCGCGGAACTACCTGGCACCGCAGATCAACGCCGACGGTGAACCTGCCGGCAACGCCCTGGCGCTGGTGGCCGAGAACCGCCAGACGATCGCACCGGTCAGCATCAACCTCGGCGGCGAGGAGGTCCTCACGCTGGAGTTCCTCGGCGAGTGGGTGCTCCGGGCACACGCCGGCGGGACCGAAGGCAGCTCGTTCGTGCACTACGGACCGGGCGACGTGTCGCCCGAGACGCCGGTCTTGCGGCTCCTGCGACAGAGCGGGGGCGGCGCGATCGAGGAAGTGCTCACGGTCACGACCCAGCAGCTCCTCGGCGACGAGGGCCTGGTGATCAACCAGATCCCCGGCGTGGAGATCGCGATCGGTGAGGACCCGCGTGCGATCGGTGGCGGCGCGGACACGCAGCCACAGGTCACGGCCACGTCGGTCTCCGCGGCCGTGGACGTGGTCCGCGTGAGCCTCGCGGAGCTCGGCGACATCCGTGTCGGTCACATGGAGGTGGCCGCGACCGTCCCGGCGGGCGGCCTGCTGTGCCCGCTCCCCGTCAACAAGACCGTGACGCCCGACCAGGTCCAGCCCGGGGACACGTTCGTCTACACGATCACGGTGCTGAACCACTTCGCCTGCGAGCTGCGCAACGTGCGCGTCGAAGACACCATCACCGGTGACGCGGGCGTGGCCTGGGACGTCCGCGGGACCGACCCGCAGGCCAGCGAGGTCAGCAACAACCGGGTCGTGTGGAACGACATCGGGCCGATCCCGCCCGGTGAGACCAGGTCGGCGACGATCACCGTCCAGGTGAGCCAGAACTCGGGTTCCGGTGTGTTCCACGACGACGTGGCGGCAACGGCCCAGTGCTTCGACCGGCCCGTGGCGGGCCAGGACGACGCGTTCGGTGGCGTGGGTGCCCCGCTGGACGGCCGGTTCCGGCTCGACGCACCTCAGGTGATCGGCCCGGCTCCCACCCCATCCGCACGGGAGCTGCCGCGGACCGGTGGGCCGGCTGCAGCGACCGTCGCTGGTCTCGCATTGGCGGGCCTGGCGCTGGCGCTGCGCCGACGCGTGCGCTGA
- a CDS encoding PDZ domain-containing protein: MRKLVFLLSIAVLAASAWTVPLPLFVLAPTPAVPVYQAPDEHAGRPAIAVEGAVDDISGRLLLTTVGVGQATAVEAFLAMLDPYQDVTPRQAVIPPGIDEQEFFETQRQLFEESVRVAAAVGLRAAGIEVTVDGEGAEVVGVVPGGPADGPLQPGDVVVAVGDMPVRLAAELATRTAQTGTGEDLQLTVLRDGEEVTVTVTVGHLPGLDQQGIGVLVRTVNQNIDFPAGIAVQDRSAIGGPSAGVMLALTVFELFDQTDLTRGRIIAGTGTVTIDGRVGPIGGIAEKVRGAVLSDAEIFIAPAAQADEARRAAPAGLTVIAVADLASAIQALQR; the protein is encoded by the coding sequence TTGCGCAAGCTGGTGTTCCTGCTGTCCATCGCGGTGCTGGCGGCGTCGGCTTGGACGGTTCCCCTCCCGCTGTTCGTCCTGGCGCCCACCCCGGCGGTCCCGGTGTACCAGGCACCCGACGAGCACGCCGGTCGGCCAGCGATCGCGGTCGAGGGGGCCGTCGACGACATCAGCGGCCGGCTGCTGCTCACCACCGTCGGGGTCGGACAAGCCACGGCGGTCGAGGCGTTCCTGGCGATGCTCGACCCCTACCAGGACGTCACACCTCGGCAAGCGGTCATCCCTCCCGGGATCGATGAGCAGGAGTTCTTCGAGACTCAGCGACAGCTGTTCGAAGAGAGCGTCCGGGTGGCGGCCGCGGTCGGACTGCGTGCGGCGGGTATCGAGGTCACCGTCGACGGAGAGGGCGCCGAGGTGGTCGGCGTGGTCCCCGGTGGCCCTGCCGATGGCCCGCTGCAGCCCGGTGACGTGGTCGTCGCCGTCGGGGACATGCCGGTGCGGTTGGCGGCCGAGCTGGCGACCAGGACGGCCCAAACCGGAACTGGCGAGGACCTGCAGCTGACGGTCCTGCGCGACGGCGAGGAGGTCACCGTGACCGTCACGGTCGGTCACCTGCCTGGCCTCGATCAGCAGGGGATCGGGGTCCTGGTCCGCACGGTCAACCAGAACATCGACTTCCCCGCGGGCATCGCGGTCCAGGACCGGTCGGCGATCGGTGGGCCGTCCGCTGGGGTGATGCTCGCCCTGACGGTGTTCGAGCTGTTCGACCAGACCGACCTGACCCGTGGCCGGATCATCGCCGGGACCGGCACGGTCACCATCGACGGTCGCGTCGGACCGATCGGCGGCATCGCGGAGAAGGTCCGCGGTGCGGTCCTCTCCGATGCCGAGATATTCATCGCACCCGCCGCCCAGGCTGACGAGGCGCGCCGGGCCGCCCCCGCCGGCCTGACGGTGATCGCCGTCGCCGACCTCGCCTCCGCCATCCAGGCCCTGCAGCGCTGA
- a CDS encoding N-acetylmuramoyl-L-alanine amidase has protein sequence MADRATARTWTRWWTIVRVTTLVAVVAALSLPGRLSPPGDAPTSRVRSLTVDTWAAADADGWHRAPAVQQHAVLVGADWDATAGIEVEVRGRDTGGWGPWFPVDVDADGDHDTASGPVWLGQVQAFQFRVRGDTPALDVTRISMDGDAGLAYDPLGRPGAAYAAPATPEFVSRSQWDPNGECRPRTPARYATDVQMAYVHHTAIFPNYAPEEADDVVRAICLFHVRQRGWSDIGYNFLIDRYGRVFEGRAGGVERPVVGAHASGFNERSVGVSVIGDFDTQPVPAPALEGLARVIAWKAAVHGLDPVGWTDVVTSTDVNPKLSRYRPGSTVTVPVVSGHLDTAANTSCPGRHLYAVLGDVRQRAAELAAAWPDGPPLLAAGPTAFAADGTDISAVGAGLPPGLRLSPRSALQLAVLAIAGSTRLRYGPRSDRGDRPMRSSA, from the coding sequence GTGGCCGATCGGGCAACCGCCCGGACGTGGACGCGATGGTGGACGATCGTCCGCGTCACCACGCTGGTGGCCGTCGTCGCCGCGCTGAGCCTGCCGGGACGGCTGTCCCCACCCGGCGACGCACCCACGAGCCGCGTGCGGTCGCTGACGGTCGACACGTGGGCCGCGGCGGACGCTGACGGCTGGCACCGCGCCCCGGCGGTGCAGCAGCACGCGGTTCTGGTCGGTGCCGACTGGGACGCCACGGCCGGGATCGAGGTCGAGGTCCGCGGGCGTGACACCGGCGGCTGGGGCCCGTGGTTCCCGGTCGACGTCGATGCCGATGGTGACCACGACACCGCGTCGGGGCCGGTCTGGCTCGGCCAGGTGCAGGCGTTCCAGTTCCGGGTCCGCGGCGACACCCCGGCGCTGGACGTCACACGCATCAGCATGGATGGGGACGCCGGCCTGGCCTACGACCCGCTCGGTCGTCCGGGCGCTGCCTACGCCGCCCCGGCCACCCCTGAGTTCGTCTCACGCAGCCAATGGGACCCCAACGGAGAGTGCCGGCCGCGCACGCCGGCCCGGTACGCCACCGACGTGCAGATGGCGTACGTTCATCACACCGCGATCTTCCCCAACTACGCGCCTGAAGAGGCCGACGACGTGGTCCGGGCCATCTGCCTGTTCCACGTGCGACAACGAGGCTGGTCGGACATCGGGTACAACTTCCTGATCGACCGGTACGGGCGCGTCTTCGAAGGCCGCGCCGGCGGGGTCGAACGACCCGTGGTCGGGGCTCACGCCTCGGGCTTCAACGAGCGCTCGGTGGGCGTGTCGGTCATCGGTGACTTCGACACACAGCCGGTCCCGGCTCCGGCCCTGGAGGGGCTCGCCCGGGTGATCGCGTGGAAAGCCGCCGTCCACGGCCTGGACCCGGTGGGATGGACCGACGTGGTGACGTCCACCGACGTCAACCCCAAGCTGTCGCGCTACCGACCGGGGTCGACCGTGACGGTCCCTGTCGTCTCCGGCCACCTCGACACGGCCGCGAACACGTCGTGCCCGGGACGCCACCTGTACGCCGTGTTGGGGGACGTCCGCCAACGCGCCGCCGAGTTGGCCGCCGCGTGGCCGGATGGCCCACCGCTGCTGGCCGCCGGACCGACGGCGTTCGCGGCCGACGGAACGGACATCTCGGCGGTCGGGGCTGGGCTCCCCCCGGGCCTGCGTCTGTCGCCGCGAAGCGCGCTGCAGCTGGCTGTCCTGGCCATAGCGGGTTCGACTCGTCTACGGTACGGGCCACGATCGGACCGCGGCGACCGGCCGATGCGGTCGTCCGCGTAA
- a CDS encoding cation:proton antiporter, translated as MLTPVGEHELLLFWVQLAVLLATARGLGALAQRVGQPPVVGELAAGLVLGPSILGRLAPGLAQRLFPGGEIESALVLAIAWLGIVLLLAVTGFETDLRLLRRLGRQSAGVALGSLIVPLALGLALGLVMPDTYVGDGAGRTIFAMFIAVALSISALPVVAKILQDMRLMRRNFGQITVAAGMVNDLVGWLLLGVLIGVVHTGGFEPRPLAVAITGITVFVALAMTAGQRVVDAGLRRARRGGNGFAGSFTVTILVVLVSGAITHAIGMEAVIGAFVAGVVLGRSRFLPRDVQHAIEHMSTTTFAPIFFATAGLYVDLGTLASWRNASAAVAVLAVAAVAKLGGSYVGGRISRLSPMESLAAGIGLNARGAMEIVLAAIGLRLAVLNESSYTAVVLMAMVTSMAAPPLLRPVLRRMQATPEEAERLEREELLAASIIANARHALLPTRGGDNSVVAGRMLDLVLQPDAHVTVFTVDHPDEDEAEMARRRARAATVRDRFGERPVDARRVVSRDGAAAAILEEAGLGYDLLAVGLNEGFRGTHELSGELQQLLAGTRIPVLLVRRSSPRPSAGGGPDDLARILVPVTGTLIGRAAEEIAYVLASNVDATVDALHVVSRIDRRGTRRLAAHQLRRARTLAERFGGAASAQARAGPVAYEEILAAANERDVDLIVLGAQVRSHDGRPFLGHGTEYLLEHAHPPVAVVVFPAEPS; from the coding sequence GTGCTCACGCCCGTCGGCGAACACGAGCTGCTCCTGTTCTGGGTGCAGCTCGCCGTCCTGCTGGCAACCGCCCGGGGTCTTGGTGCGCTCGCCCAGCGGGTGGGTCAGCCGCCGGTGGTCGGCGAGCTCGCCGCGGGCCTGGTCCTCGGCCCGTCGATCCTCGGACGGCTCGCACCAGGTCTCGCGCAGCGCCTGTTCCCGGGCGGGGAGATCGAGAGCGCACTGGTCCTGGCGATCGCGTGGCTCGGGATCGTGCTCCTGCTGGCGGTCACCGGCTTCGAGACCGACCTGCGGCTGCTGCGCCGCTTGGGACGCCAATCAGCGGGAGTGGCCCTGGGCAGCCTGATCGTCCCGCTGGCGTTGGGATTGGCCCTCGGCCTGGTCATGCCCGACACGTACGTCGGGGACGGCGCCGGTCGGACGATCTTCGCCATGTTCATTGCGGTCGCGCTGAGCATCTCGGCGTTACCGGTGGTCGCGAAGATCCTGCAGGACATGCGGCTGATGCGCCGCAACTTCGGCCAGATCACGGTCGCCGCCGGGATGGTCAACGACCTGGTCGGGTGGCTACTGCTGGGCGTGTTGATCGGCGTGGTCCACACCGGCGGGTTCGAACCGCGGCCACTGGCCGTGGCGATCACCGGGATCACCGTCTTCGTTGCGCTGGCGATGACGGCGGGACAGCGCGTCGTCGACGCCGGGCTGCGGCGCGCCCGGCGGGGTGGTAACGGCTTCGCCGGGAGCTTCACGGTCACCATCCTGGTCGTCCTCGTGTCGGGCGCCATCACCCATGCCATCGGGATGGAGGCGGTGATCGGAGCCTTCGTCGCCGGCGTCGTGCTCGGCCGGTCCCGGTTCCTGCCGCGCGACGTCCAGCACGCGATCGAGCACATGAGTACCACCACGTTCGCCCCGATCTTCTTCGCCACCGCCGGGCTGTACGTCGACCTTGGGACGCTGGCGTCGTGGCGGAACGCGTCGGCGGCCGTCGCGGTCCTCGCCGTGGCAGCTGTCGCCAAGCTGGGAGGCTCCTACGTCGGCGGCCGCATCAGCCGTCTGTCACCGATGGAGAGCCTGGCGGCAGGGATCGGGTTGAACGCCCGTGGCGCGATGGAGATCGTGCTGGCGGCCATCGGGCTGCGCCTCGCCGTCCTCAACGAGAGCTCCTACACAGCGGTGGTGCTGATGGCGATGGTCACCTCGATGGCGGCCCCGCCGCTGCTCCGCCCGGTGCTGCGCCGCATGCAGGCCACGCCGGAAGAGGCCGAGCGGCTGGAGCGGGAGGAGCTGCTTGCTGCCAGCATCATCGCCAACGCCCGACATGCGTTGCTCCCGACACGCGGTGGGGACAACTCCGTGGTGGCGGGCCGGATGCTCGACCTGGTGCTGCAACCTGACGCTCACGTCACGGTCTTCACCGTCGACCACCCCGACGAGGACGAGGCCGAGATGGCCCGCCGGCGGGCACGCGCCGCCACCGTCCGTGACCGCTTCGGCGAGCGTCCGGTCGACGCGCGACGGGTGGTATCGCGCGACGGCGCGGCGGCCGCCATCCTGGAGGAGGCCGGCCTCGGGTACGACCTGCTCGCGGTCGGCCTGAACGAAGGCTTCCGTGGCACCCACGAGCTGTCCGGAGAGCTGCAACAGCTGCTGGCCGGGACCCGGATCCCGGTCCTGCTCGTCCGCCGCTCGTCGCCGAGGCCATCGGCCGGCGGGGGCCCTGACGACCTCGCCCGCATCCTGGTCCCGGTGACGGGGACCCTGATCGGCCGTGCAGCAGAGGAGATCGCCTACGTGCTGGCGTCGAACGTCGACGCGACGGTCGACGCCCTGCACGTGGTGAGCCGCATCGATCGCCGCGGAACCCGGCGCCTGGCTGCGCATCAGCTGCGCCGCGCACGGACGCTGGCCGAACGGTTCGGCGGGGCAGCGTCGGCGCAGGCACGGGCGGGACCGGTGGCCTACGAGGAGATCCTGGCGGCTGCCAACGAACGAGACGTGGACCTGATCGTGCTCGGCGCACAGGTCCGGTCACACGACGGGCGACCGTTCCTTGGGCACGGCACCGAGTACCTGCTCGAGCACGCCCATCCGCCGGTGGCCGTCGTCGTCTTCCCCGCTGAGCCCAGCTGA
- a CDS encoding NTP transferase domain-containing protein, whose amino-acid sequence MVLAAGAGTRLRPLTHVRPKALCPVNNVPLVDRALGRLQPVVERVAVNVCHGRDQLQPHLSARGVHVSVEAPQALGTAGALGRLRAWIDGRHVLVLNVDVYHAHDLDGFVAGWDRTRARLLTVRDLQRADFDGRRYCGAAVLPWTVVRDLPAERLGLYQGVFAPHAEAGRLDLVDSTVPYFDCGTPAEYLAANLVASGGESVIGKGAVVEGDVVRSVVWPGARVRREERLVDAIRAADDITVHVHRPEQP is encoded by the coding sequence GTGGTGCTGGCCGCGGGTGCGGGGACGCGCCTGCGACCGCTCACGCACGTCCGCCCGAAGGCGCTCTGCCCGGTCAACAACGTCCCGCTGGTCGACCGGGCCCTCGGCCGGCTGCAGCCGGTCGTCGAGCGGGTCGCCGTGAACGTCTGCCACGGCCGTGACCAGCTCCAACCGCACCTCTCCGCCCGCGGCGTGCACGTCTCGGTCGAGGCCCCACAGGCGCTGGGGACCGCTGGTGCGCTCGGACGGCTGCGCGCCTGGATCGACGGGCGACACGTGCTCGTGCTCAACGTCGACGTCTACCACGCCCACGACCTCGACGGCTTCGTGGCCGGTTGGGACCGCACGCGGGCGCGGCTGTTGACCGTCCGCGATCTCCAGCGGGCCGACTTCGACGGGCGGCGCTACTGCGGGGCGGCTGTCTTGCCGTGGACGGTGGTCCGTGACCTCCCCGCCGAGCGGCTCGGGTTGTACCAGGGCGTGTTCGCGCCGCACGCCGAGGCCGGCCGCCTCGACCTCGTCGACAGCACTGTGCCGTACTTCGACTGCGGCACCCCCGCCGAGTATCTCGCCGCCAACCTGGTCGCCTCCGGAGGCGAGAGCGTGATCGGGAAGGGCGCCGTCGTCGAAGGAGATGTGGTGCGGTCGGTCGTGTGGCCGGGTGCGCGGGTGCGTCGCGAAGAGCGGCTGGTCGACGCCATCCGGGCAGCCGACGACATCACCGTCCACGTCCACCGACCCGAACAGCCGTGA